The genomic segment CGCGCACGCGGCGGCCGCCCCTGTTTGTTCCGTCTTTTGCCACGCGCCCTCACCTCCTTGCCGCGGCGGGGCTTAATCCCCTGTTTGAACCGTGATTTTTTCGCGCGTGACCCGCCGCCCGTTGCCCTGGGCGAGGGTTGCAGAGATTTTGACCGCCCCTACCGGACGCACACTTTTTTGTTGTATTGACAACGTGCATATCATGCAGTATGCTGAATATACTAAGCAATGAAAGGAGTGCAATACCATGAATGAAACTACAAATATCAGCATCCGGATAGATGTTCAACTTAAGAAGCAGGCCGAAGAACTTTTCTCGGACTTGGGCCTCAATATGACCACAGCCTTGACCATATTCCTTCGTCAGGCTGTGCGCAGCCAAGGAATCCCGTTTGAGATTTCCCGTGTTCCGAACGCGGAAACAATCGCGGCAATGAGAGAGGCGGAAACCATTGCTCGCGACCCGAACGTAAGGGGTTATACCGATCTTGACGCGCTGTTTAATGATTTGAAAGCATGAAATATACTGTCAAACCCACAAGCAGATTCCGCAAGGACTACAAGCTGATGGAAAAACGCAACTTGGATATGTCCTTGCTTGACGAAATCATCGCGAAGTTGGCGCAGGGCATCCCGCTTCCTTCGAGCAACCGCGACCATGAACTGACTGGCAACTATGCCGGGCATCGGGAATGTCATGTCCAGCCCGATTGGTTGCTTATCTATCGCATTGAGAAAGATGTTCTTGTCCTTACGCTGACCCGCACGGGTACCCACAGCGATTTATTCTAAGCGTTTCTGCCAGCGTCCGCCTTCTTTGGCGGTGATCTCGGAATGGCAGGAAGTACACAAAGCCGTGAGATTGTCGTCGTCGTTGGTGCCGCCTTGCGCCAGCGGCTTGACATGGTGG from the Syntrophomonadaceae bacterium genome contains:
- a CDS encoding type II toxin-antitoxin system YafQ family toxin; the protein is MKYTVKPTSRFRKDYKLMEKRNLDMSLLDEIIAKLAQGIPLPSSNRDHELTGNYAGHRECHVQPDWLLIYRIEKDVLVLTLTRTGTHSDLF
- a CDS encoding type II toxin-antitoxin system RelB/DinJ family antitoxin: MNETTNISIRIDVQLKKQAEELFSDLGLNMTTALTIFLRQAVRSQGIPFEISRVPNAETIAAMREAETIARDPNVRGYTDLDALFNDLKA
- a CDS encoding HNH endonuclease → MTPTQEVHHVKPLAQGGTNDDDNLTALCTSCHSEITAKEGGRWQKRLE